From Bradyrhizobium sp. NDS-1, the proteins below share one genomic window:
- a CDS encoding aminotransferase class V-fold PLP-dependent enzyme, which translates to MSRHYDVDAVRKEFPAVERITYLDSGFQAPLARPVKAAIDLFLREGLETAGPKSVWLDRVEQTREKLARFLGVTGDEVAFTKNTSESMNIAANALPLRAGDKVLMIHGDHPNNAYAFLNLRRKGVTVDFAPMTEVVNADSLRPHIGEKTRAISMSQVTFHAGHRFDVESVGALCAEKGLYFVVDVMQAIGVAPIDARAMRATFIGSGSHKGLLVPQGLGLLVWDKSSTELAPAYLAAAGLAEVPADLIARPDKLELAASARRFELGNFNLPAIHALGASLDMIEALGVRNIQNHCLDLGDHLIAGLDTLDIRLVGPRERRHRAPHIYVIALPAAEWLGHFEENGIRVSPERDGIRVSFGMFNDFADVDRLIDVIRRRGVKPSFRAA; encoded by the coding sequence ATGTCTCGCCATTACGACGTCGATGCCGTGCGGAAGGAATTTCCGGCCGTCGAGCGTATCACCTATCTCGACTCCGGCTTCCAGGCCCCGCTCGCGCGGCCGGTCAAGGCGGCGATCGATCTTTTCCTCCGCGAGGGTCTTGAGACGGCCGGCCCGAAAAGCGTCTGGCTCGACCGTGTCGAGCAGACCCGCGAGAAGCTGGCGCGGTTTCTCGGCGTGACGGGCGATGAGGTCGCCTTCACCAAGAACACCTCGGAAAGCATGAACATCGCCGCCAACGCGCTGCCTCTGCGCGCTGGCGACAAGGTGCTGATGATCCACGGCGATCATCCCAACAACGCCTATGCGTTCCTCAATCTCAGGCGCAAGGGCGTGACGGTCGATTTTGCGCCGATGACGGAGGTCGTGAACGCAGACAGCCTTCGTCCGCATATTGGCGAGAAGACCCGGGCGATCTCGATGTCGCAGGTGACCTTCCACGCCGGTCATCGTTTCGACGTCGAAAGCGTCGGCGCGCTCTGCGCGGAGAAGGGGCTCTATTTCGTCGTCGACGTGATGCAGGCGATCGGCGTCGCGCCGATCGACGCGAGGGCGATGCGCGCGACCTTCATCGGGTCGGGCAGTCACAAGGGCCTGCTCGTGCCGCAGGGGCTTGGCCTGCTGGTCTGGGACAAGTCGAGTACCGAGCTCGCGCCCGCTTATCTCGCCGCCGCCGGGCTTGCCGAGGTCCCGGCCGATCTGATCGCCCGGCCCGACAAACTGGAGCTTGCCGCCAGCGCGCGTCGCTTCGAGCTCGGCAACTTCAATCTTCCGGCGATCCACGCGCTCGGCGCCTCACTCGACATGATCGAAGCCCTGGGCGTGCGGAACATTCAGAACCATTGTCTCGATCTCGGCGATCATCTCATCGCCGGCCTCGACACGCTGGATATTCGCCTCGTCGGTCCCCGCGAGCGGCGGCACCGCGCGCCGCACATCTACGTCATCGCGCTCCCTGCCGCCGAATGGCTCGGCCATTTCGAAGAGAACGGCATTCGCGTGTCGCCGGAGCGCGACGGCATTCGCGTGTCGTTCGGGATGTTCAATGATTTCGCCGACGTCGATCGTCTGATCGACGTCATCAGGCGGCGCGGCGTGAAGCCGTCATTCAGGGCCGCCTAG
- a CDS encoding SDR family NAD(P)-dependent oxidoreductase: MLLRGKTAIITGAASPRGIGLATARRFAAEGARVAILDIDGPAAEAAARGLEPAMGEPHHGLALDVSDKQACISAVDAVIAKFGQIDILINNAGVTQPVKLLDIKPEDWDRIHDVNLKGILFLSQAVIPHMQKRRRGSIACMSSVSAQRGGGIFGGPHYSAAKAGVLGLAKAMAREFGPDGIRVNCVTPGLIGTDITAGKLTDKMRAKILEGIPLGRLGEAADVAGIYTFLASDLSAYVTGAVIDVNGGMLIH; the protein is encoded by the coding sequence ATGCTGCTGCGCGGCAAGACAGCCATCATCACCGGAGCTGCGTCTCCGCGCGGCATCGGCCTTGCGACCGCTCGCCGCTTTGCGGCCGAGGGAGCCCGCGTCGCCATTCTCGACATCGACGGCCCGGCGGCGGAAGCTGCCGCGCGCGGCCTCGAACCGGCCATGGGCGAGCCGCATCACGGCCTTGCCTTGGATGTCTCCGACAAGCAGGCCTGCATCAGCGCGGTCGATGCGGTCATCGCCAAATTCGGCCAGATCGACATCCTCATCAACAACGCCGGCGTGACCCAGCCGGTCAAGCTTCTCGACATCAAGCCGGAAGATTGGGACCGCATTCACGACGTCAATCTCAAGGGCATCCTGTTCCTGTCGCAAGCGGTGATCCCGCACATGCAGAAGCGTCGGCGCGGCTCGATCGCGTGCATGTCCTCGGTCTCGGCGCAGCGCGGCGGCGGCATCTTCGGCGGACCTCATTATTCGGCCGCGAAAGCCGGCGTGCTCGGGCTTGCCAAGGCGATGGCGCGCGAGTTCGGACCTGACGGCATCCGCGTCAACTGCGTGACGCCGGGCCTGATCGGAACCGACATCACTGCGGGCAAGCTCACCGACAAGATGCGGGCGAAAATCCTGGAGGGCATCCCGCTCGGCCGGCTCGGCGAGGCCGCCGATGTCGCCGGCATCTATACCTTTCTCGCCTCCGACCTCTCGGCCTATGTCACTGGCGCCGTGATCGATGTCAACGGCGGCATGCTGATCCACTGA
- a CDS encoding transketolase family protein has protein sequence MKSTAPTTSAKPRLTTSAMIASIAAEGQRTRPAPFGHALVELARSREDVLGMTADLGKYTDLHIFAQAFPDRYYQMGMAEQLLFGAASGLAAEGFMPFATTYAVFASRRAYDFIHQTIAEEDRSVKIACALPGLTSGYGPSHQAAEDLALFRAMPNMTVIDPCDAHEIEQIVPAIAAHRGPVYMRLLRGQVPLVLDEYNYRFELGKAALLRDGADVLIVSSGIMTMRALEAAKALLDDRVNAAVLHVPTIKPLDAEAILREAGKPGRLVVVAENHTVIGGLGEAVSALLMRAGVHPAFRQIGLPDEFLAAGALPTLHDRYGISTAEVTRQIKEWLR, from the coding sequence ATGAAGTCCACCGCGCCAACCACGTCGGCAAAGCCGCGGCTGACGACGTCGGCCATGATCGCCTCGATCGCGGCGGAAGGGCAGCGCACCAGGCCGGCCCCGTTTGGGCACGCGCTGGTCGAGCTCGCCCGCAGCCGCGAAGACGTCCTCGGCATGACCGCCGATCTCGGCAAATACACTGATCTGCACATCTTCGCGCAGGCCTTCCCCGATCGCTACTATCAGATGGGCATGGCCGAGCAGCTTCTGTTCGGCGCCGCTTCCGGTCTTGCCGCCGAAGGCTTCATGCCGTTCGCGACCACCTATGCGGTGTTCGCCTCGCGCCGGGCCTATGACTTCATCCATCAGACCATCGCGGAAGAAGACCGCAGCGTGAAGATCGCCTGCGCGTTGCCCGGCCTGACTTCGGGCTACGGGCCGAGCCACCAGGCCGCCGAAGACCTCGCGCTGTTCCGCGCGATGCCCAACATGACCGTGATCGATCCCTGCGACGCGCACGAGATCGAGCAGATCGTGCCTGCCATCGCCGCGCATCGCGGGCCCGTTTACATGCGGCTGCTGCGCGGCCAGGTGCCGCTGGTGCTCGACGAGTACAATTACCGGTTCGAGCTCGGCAAGGCCGCGCTGCTGCGCGACGGCGCCGATGTTCTGATCGTCTCCTCGGGCATCATGACCATGCGCGCGCTGGAGGCGGCCAAGGCGCTGTTGGACGATCGCGTCAATGCGGCTGTCCTGCACGTGCCGACGATCAAGCCGCTCGATGCCGAGGCAATCCTGCGCGAAGCCGGCAAGCCCGGCCGCCTCGTCGTCGTGGCCGAGAACCACACCGTGATCGGCGGCCTCGGCGAAGCCGTTTCCGCGCTGCTGATGCGCGCGGGCGTGCATCCGGCATTCCGGCAGATCGGGCTCCCCGACGAGTTTCTGGCTGCTGGCGCGCTGCCGACATTGCACGATCGCTACGGTATCTCGACCGCGGAAGTGACGCGGCAGATCAAGGAGTGGCTGCGCTAG
- a CDS encoding cold-shock protein yields MNTGTVKWFNTQKGFGFIQPSNGSNDVFVHISAVERAGMGTLNEGQTLSYDVVADRRTGKSAAENLRAA; encoded by the coding sequence ATGAATACAGGTACAGTGAAGTGGTTTAACACCCAAAAGGGCTTCGGCTTTATCCAGCCATCAAACGGCAGCAACGACGTTTTTGTTCACATCAGCGCGGTCGAACGCGCCGGTATGGGAACACTGAACGAAGGTCAGACGCTGTCTTACGACGTCGTCGCAGACCGTCGCACGGGCAAGTCCGCTGCCGAAAACCTTCGTGCTGCTTAG
- a CDS encoding transketolase, producing MAALTLANAPTLAQRARNIRRNALLMGEVQGQGYIAQALDIADVLAVAYFHAMLFRAEEPAWEGRDRFLLSNGHYAIALYAALIEAGIIPEAELETYGFDDSRLPMSGMASYTPGMEMSGGSLGLGLGIAVGMALGLKRKRSAARIFTLFSDGELDEGSKWEAIMSAAHHKLDNLIAIVDVNNQQADGPSRQVLGFEPLVDKLAAFGWFVQRVDGNDLDAVVGAFDSAMAHSEPKPRMIVADTLMGKGVPFLEQREKNHFIRVEPHEWQLALSALDAGAQP from the coding sequence ATGGCAGCACTAACGCTCGCAAACGCGCCGACGCTCGCGCAGCGCGCCCGCAACATCCGCCGCAACGCGCTGCTGATGGGCGAGGTCCAGGGCCAGGGCTATATCGCCCAGGCACTCGACATCGCCGACGTTCTGGCGGTGGCCTATTTCCACGCCATGCTTTTTCGCGCGGAAGAGCCCGCCTGGGAAGGCCGCGACCGCTTCCTGCTGTCGAACGGACATTATGCGATCGCGCTCTATGCAGCCCTGATCGAGGCCGGCATCATTCCGGAAGCCGAGCTCGAAACCTACGGCTTCGACGACAGCCGGCTGCCGATGTCCGGCATGGCGTCCTATACGCCGGGCATGGAGATGTCGGGCGGCTCGCTCGGCCTTGGCCTCGGCATCGCAGTCGGCATGGCGCTCGGGCTGAAGCGCAAGCGGTCGGCCGCGCGGATCTTCACGCTGTTCTCCGATGGCGAGCTGGACGAGGGGTCTAAATGGGAGGCCATCATGTCGGCGGCTCACCACAAGCTCGACAATCTCATCGCGATCGTCGACGTCAACAATCAGCAGGCCGATGGTCCCTCCAGGCAGGTGCTCGGCTTCGAGCCGCTGGTCGACAAGCTCGCGGCGTTCGGCTGGTTCGTGCAACGCGTCGACGGCAATGATCTCGACGCCGTCGTTGGCGCCTTCGATTCCGCGATGGCGCATTCCGAGCCGAAGCCACGCATGATCGTCGCTGATACGTTGATGGGCAAGGGCGTTCCCTTCCTGGAGCAACGCGAGAAGAACCATTTCATTCGGGTCGAGCCGCATGAATGGCAGCTCGCGCTGTCGGCACTGGACGCGGGAGCGCAGCCATGA
- a CDS encoding MFS transporter, which yields MRQIVGGRATGPLALIIALGTTQTIAWASSYYLPAILAAPIARDLGLAPTYVFGALSGALVISGLLGPRVGHAIDTFGGRGLLAVSNLVFAVGLLLLSFAQGATVLIAAWMLLGIGMGMGLYEAAFATLARIYGAGARKSITGITLIAGFASTLGWPLTSWLDSEYGWRVACQIWALIHILLALPLNLLLPRAVPQDQARPGSAPGHGSGRQSEPFAMVLLAYMFAAASFVSSGVSAILPTMLVAFGASPGEALLAGALVGPAQVGARLLEAGWLGRFHPLLSARLAMLMNPIGVVALVAGGPVLAPAFAVLYGAGNGIITIARGTLPLALFGPTGFGRRVGMISLPSRITGALAPLALGLMVEHFGSSALWVSALASISALVALLLLRADRTTSEPLPSRGNA from the coding sequence ATGAGGCAAATTGTCGGCGGTCGGGCGACAGGTCCGCTTGCCCTGATCATCGCACTCGGCACCACGCAGACCATTGCGTGGGCGTCGAGCTATTATCTTCCCGCCATTCTTGCTGCGCCGATCGCGCGAGACCTGGGGCTTGCGCCGACCTACGTGTTCGGAGCGCTGTCGGGCGCGCTCGTCATCTCCGGCCTTCTCGGTCCCCGTGTCGGTCATGCCATCGATACGTTCGGGGGACGCGGTCTGCTTGCGGTCTCGAACCTCGTCTTCGCTGTCGGCTTGCTTCTGCTGTCCTTTGCGCAGGGGGCGACGGTGCTGATCGCCGCGTGGATGCTTCTCGGCATCGGCATGGGCATGGGCCTCTACGAGGCGGCCTTTGCGACACTGGCCCGCATCTATGGCGCGGGCGCGCGAAAATCCATCACGGGCATCACCCTGATCGCCGGCTTCGCCAGCACGCTCGGTTGGCCGCTCACGTCCTGGCTGGATTCCGAGTACGGTTGGCGAGTGGCCTGTCAGATCTGGGCGCTGATCCACATCCTCCTGGCGCTGCCGCTCAACCTCCTGCTGCCGCGTGCCGTGCCGCAGGATCAGGCGCGACCGGGGTCGGCACCGGGGCATGGCTCAGGACGCCAGAGCGAGCCGTTCGCGATGGTGCTGCTGGCCTACATGTTCGCCGCCGCAAGCTTCGTCAGCTCGGGAGTCTCGGCAATCCTGCCGACCATGCTGGTCGCGTTCGGCGCGAGCCCGGGAGAGGCCTTGCTCGCGGGAGCGTTGGTCGGACCTGCCCAGGTCGGAGCCCGTCTCCTCGAAGCCGGGTGGCTCGGCCGGTTTCATCCGCTGCTGTCGGCGAGGCTCGCCATGCTCATGAATCCGATCGGTGTCGTTGCGCTGGTCGCGGGGGGACCTGTCCTCGCGCCGGCCTTCGCGGTGCTGTACGGCGCGGGCAACGGCATCATCACCATTGCCCGTGGCACGCTCCCACTGGCGCTGTTCGGGCCAACGGGATTCGGCAGGCGCGTCGGCATGATCTCGCTTCCGTCCAGGATAACAGGGGCTCTTGCGCCGCTCGCGCTCGGTCTGATGGTGGAGCATTTCGGCAGCAGCGCGCTATGGGTGAGCGCGCTGGCATCGATCTCCGCGCTTGTCGCGCTTCTGCTGTTGCGTGCGGATCGGACGACATCGGAGCCGCTCCCGAGCCGAGGCAATGCGTGA
- a CDS encoding GFA family protein: MSTITGGCHCGAIRYQIDGELIVHALCHCRDCRLQAGAPVVGWTMYAEDAVKVTKGEPKVYRSSEHVQRQFCADCGTGLFYVNASMPGIIDVQSATNDDPNAIPATMQIQVAERLRWMEHAHELPMFDRFPPQP, translated from the coding sequence ATGAGCACCATCACCGGCGGCTGTCATTGCGGCGCAATCCGATATCAGATCGACGGCGAACTGATCGTGCACGCACTGTGTCACTGCCGCGATTGCAGGCTGCAAGCCGGCGCCCCTGTCGTCGGCTGGACGATGTACGCAGAAGATGCCGTCAAGGTCACCAAGGGCGAGCCCAAGGTGTACCGGTCTTCGGAACACGTGCAGCGGCAGTTCTGCGCCGACTGCGGAACCGGCCTGTTCTACGTCAACGCCAGCATGCCCGGGATCATCGACGTGCAGAGCGCCACCAATGACGATCCGAATGCGATCCCGGCGACGATGCAGATCCAGGTCGCCGAGCGTCTGCGCTGGATGGAGCATGCACACGAGCTGCCGATGTTCGACCGTTTTCCTCCACAGCCTTGA
- a CDS encoding LysR substrate-binding domain-containing protein translates to MLSSIPISAIRAFEAAARTGSFRDAANELHLTPSAVSHAIRKLESAMGTVLFERSARAVRLTPAGENLMRHAGAAFDNLRRGIEEVAGRGPQLLRVHCAPSFAAQWLAPRLARFMAAEPRLEVRLAANTEYARFSNDDFDIDIVYGQPRAEGVEVISLGEETVTPLCTPGLAKKIRKPKDLLDQVLIRSDVKQVQWHQWFTANGLEAPAIHGMRFDRSFLAIAMASGGLGVTLESTRLAEREIATRRLVAPLAGRSTDIRYVGHHLVFPRAGQQRRAIRAFTEWITRELAAGRPA, encoded by the coding sequence TTGCTATCCAGCATCCCGATATCCGCGATCCGCGCCTTCGAGGCGGCCGCACGCACCGGCTCGTTCCGGGACGCCGCGAACGAGCTTCATCTCACGCCGAGCGCTGTCAGCCACGCCATCCGAAAGCTCGAAAGCGCGATGGGCACCGTCCTGTTCGAACGCAGCGCCCGGGCGGTCCGGCTGACGCCGGCGGGCGAGAACCTGATGCGCCATGCCGGCGCCGCGTTCGACAATCTGCGTCGCGGTATCGAGGAGGTCGCAGGCCGCGGGCCGCAATTGCTGCGGGTGCACTGCGCTCCGAGCTTCGCCGCGCAGTGGCTCGCCCCGCGCCTCGCCCGCTTCATGGCCGCCGAGCCCAGGCTCGAGGTGCGGCTCGCCGCCAACACCGAATATGCAAGGTTCAGCAACGACGATTTCGACATCGACATCGTCTACGGCCAGCCGCGGGCGGAGGGTGTCGAGGTGATTTCTCTGGGCGAAGAAACCGTGACGCCGCTGTGCACGCCCGGGCTCGCGAAGAAAATCCGCAAGCCGAAGGATCTGCTCGACCAAGTGCTGATCCGCTCGGATGTCAAGCAGGTGCAGTGGCATCAATGGTTCACCGCCAACGGCCTCGAAGCGCCGGCCATCCACGGCATGCGCTTCGACCGCAGCTTCCTGGCGATCGCGATGGCCTCGGGCGGCCTCGGCGTAACGCTGGAATCGACGCGGCTCGCCGAACGCGAGATCGCGACCAGGCGGCTGGTGGCGCCCCTTGCCGGACGTTCCACCGACATTCGCTATGTCGGCCATCATCTGGTCTTTCCCCGCGCAGGCCAGCAGCGCCGGGCCATCCGCGCCTTTACCGAGTGGATCACGCGCGAGCTTGCGGCCGGCCGCCCGGCTTGA
- a CDS encoding IclR family transcriptional regulator, with product MPEINADGPLDRAFAIVGHVAGQVRAVSVAEIASALALPLPTAHRLIGNLEQRGLLQKALGTKRYVVGNQLVTLSAKVIGAAFRTARRHAVLRAVAAEIGEQCEIGVVRDNVVAYVDSVRVSQPQGLQFNPGQAAPLHCTSTGKIYMSRLPERAREKLCRALVLTKYTETTIVDVEGLMKVLDETRKRGWAKTNEEYVRGVVGCAVPILSQDRELIACLGVSVPLARVSFAELDRFIAPLQKAAALLSETILQADEDGAGDGSEKL from the coding sequence ATGCCGGAGATCAATGCCGATGGACCGCTCGACCGGGCATTCGCCATCGTGGGTCACGTCGCCGGCCAGGTCAGAGCGGTCTCGGTCGCGGAGATCGCCAGCGCGCTGGCCCTCCCTCTGCCGACCGCGCATCGCCTGATCGGCAATCTCGAGCAGCGCGGGCTTCTGCAGAAGGCGTTGGGAACCAAGCGCTACGTGGTCGGCAATCAACTGGTCACGCTGTCGGCCAAGGTCATCGGCGCGGCCTTCCGCACCGCGCGCCGGCACGCCGTGCTGCGCGCTGTCGCGGCCGAGATCGGCGAGCAATGCGAGATCGGCGTGGTGCGGGACAATGTCGTGGCCTATGTCGACAGTGTCCGCGTGTCGCAACCGCAGGGGCTGCAATTCAATCCGGGCCAGGCGGCGCCGCTGCACTGCACCTCGACCGGCAAGATCTATATGAGCCGGCTGCCGGAGCGGGCGCGCGAAAAGCTGTGCCGCGCACTTGTACTCACTAAGTACACGGAGACCACCATCGTCGACGTCGAAGGTCTGATGAAGGTCCTCGACGAGACCCGCAAGCGCGGCTGGGCCAAGACCAACGAGGAATATGTGCGAGGGGTGGTCGGCTGCGCCGTGCCCATCCTGTCTCAGGACCGCGAACTGATCGCCTGTCTCGGCGTCTCCGTTCCCCTGGCCCGCGTGAGCTTCGCCGAGCTGGACCGCTTCATCGCGCCTCTTCAGAAGGCCGCCGCGCTGCTGTCGGAAACCATCCTTCAGGCTGACGAGGACGGTGCGGGCGATGGATCTGAGAAGCTCTAG